GACGGCTGCccgtcgccatggcaacagatGAGGAGGCGGAGGCCAGCGAGTACCACAGCCTCCAGATAGGCTCTGGGGAGCAGGTACGACCTGGaggactcctcctccaccctgatgggTCACTAGGGGCTGGGTGGTGTAGTGAGAactcctccaccctgatgggTCACTAGGGGCTAGATGTTGTAGTTGTAGGTGATGTTGAACAaaggggcggtgtgtgtgtgtgtgtgtgtgtgtgtgtgtgtgtgtgtgtgtgtgtgtgtgtgtgtgtgtgtgtgtgtgtgtgtgtgtgtgtgtgtgtgtgtgtgtgtgtgtgtgtgtgtgtgttatacagACGTTTCCCTCTGCTATATTATGATAGTTTCATTCCGTGTTCCATCCTCGTTTAACGAGAGCCTTGATGAATGCTTGATTAGCCAAACTTTCACTTGATCACTCAATTCAATGTGATTTAGAATCAGGACTTTGCCAGTATTTGCTAGCGTAGCGTCTCCTTTATTCAAAGGAGATGAATACGCAAAGTCCTGGAATGAGGagtatatataatgtaatataatatcaGGCAGCATAATCCACACTCTCCTCTGAAGAACCACAGACATTTTTGGCATATTTAAAGAGGTTAGAGGCTAGCCAGGGATAGTATGTTTTATTATCAAGGCtaaatgtttctgtttgtttcacCTTGTCAGATGGAGGCACCGCCCGTTCCTGTGGCACTCCCGCTAGCTGTTCCTGTAAGCACGGACCTCCTGCTAGCTGCTACCACTGGCCTAGAGCTCCCGCTAACCACTGCTGCTAGCTCAGACCTGTCGCTAGCTCCGGCTAGCAGCGCAGACATCTCCTCCAGCTGCGAGCAGATCATGGTCCGCACGCGCTCCCTGGCGGTGGGCACTCGCTCCCTGGCCGTCACCACGGCCCACGTAGCGCTGGCCACCGAGCCTGAGTGCCTGGGGCCCTGTGAGCCAGGCACCAGCGTCAACCTGGAGGGCATTGTCTGGCAGGAGACCGAGGACGGTGAGCCCAGCAACCAGCCCCCAGACACAGCCCCCCTTCACCCATCACCCATAACCCTAACACATCCTGCTAGTCGTAGCCAGGCTTACACATCCTGCTAGTCGTAGTCACGTTGACACATCCTGCTACATGTAGCCATGTTAACACATCCGGTGTGTGTATCTAGGTATGCTGGTGGTGAACGTGTCCTGGAGGAACAAGACCTACGTTGGAACTCTGCTCGACTGCACACGACACAACTGGGCCCCACCGAGGTAATACTACAGTTACATACATGCAGTACAATAGtaatatacatgtacacacaccgaGGTATTATGTACTGCAGTAGTATACATGTAGTACTATAGCAATATACATGAATACACACCGAGGTATTACTACAgttatatacatgtacacacaccaaGGTAGTACTACAGTAATATACCATATACAGGTGTAGTATTACATTGATAAACATATAAACCCTCTAGTACTACTGTAATACACCATatacatgtaaacaaaccgatGTAGTACTACGTAATAATAGTACACCAAAGGAAGTACACTTTGGTGTACACAGTagtagtatacacacacacaccaggctaCACAGTggtagtatacacacacacacacacaccaggctaCACAGTAGTagtgtacagacacacacaccagactacACAGTagtagtatacacacacaccatggtgtACAGTCatatacacacatcacacattgGTAGCAACTGAAGGCGTAAACGCTACGTCTCGGTGCTAACGTCTCTCGGTGCTAGCCACGCTCATGCTCCGTCTCGATGCTAACGTTAGTCGCTGCTAGCCATGCTGAAGCTACGCCTCGTCGTAGCCATGATAACGCTACGTCTCGGTGCTTGCCATGCTATTCTGTCTTGATGCTAATGTCTGTCGGTGCTAGCCATGCTAACGTTACGTCCTTCTAGGTTCTGCGAGGCGGGAGAGCTGGAGGTGCGTAGCGGGCGTGGGCGGGGCAAGCGGGCGCGGCCCGGAAGCCATTCCTCCTCATCGGACCCACGCGGGGGGGGCAGTAAGACACGTGCGGCGGCGGCTAGCGGGGGAGCTAAGGGCCGCCGCGGGAGCCAGCCCTCCGCCCCGGAGGAGCCCCTCCCCGCGACCAAGAGgaagacccccacccccaggcccCCGGGAGACCCCCCGACagagccccccgcccccgaggACCCCAAGAGCACCAAGCGCATGCGGGCCTCCTCCAGCCCCGGGGCGGGCGCCCCGCCGGAGCCCGgtggccccccctcccccaccctcatcGACTGCCCCCACCCCAACTGCAACAAGAAGTACAAACACATCAACGGGCTGAAGTACCACCAGGCCCGCGCACACAACCTGCcggaccccctggaccccgaCGGGGGCGAcagcgaggggggggaggaccACGTCCCCTCGGCCCCCCCAAACGGGACGGCCGGATCCCCCGGCCGCCCCGCCACCCCCAGGGCCCGCGGGCCCGAGGCCCAGAGCCCCTCCCCGGGCTGGGGGTCCCGGCAGGGCCggaggtggggtgagggggaggcaggggaggactgtgaggaggagggccggctgctggggtcaggggtcaagcaGGAGAAGGGCTGTGTTAAAACAGGCAAGACCAGCTGGCCCCCCGGCCCACTGTACCCCCTGCATACCCCCCCCTCCAACGACCCCTCCTCAATGGTTCAGTCCATCCCCAACGACCCCTCCTTAATGGTTCATTCCATTCCCAACGACCCCTCCTTAATGGTTCATTCCATTCCCAACGACCCCTCCTTAATGGTTCATTCCATTCCCAACGACCCCTCCTTAATGGTTCAGTCCATCCCCAACGACCCCTCAATGGTTCAGTCCATTCCCAACGACCCCTCCTTAATGGTTCAATCCATTCCCAACGACCCCTCCTTAATGGTTCAGTCCGGTGCTAAAAGCCACCAATCAAAAGGGCCGCTGGAAGGCAGCCCGCTttgccccgcccccagcccgtCGCCGAGCCCCTCTCCCGGCAGTCctaaagagaggaagaagaagaagaggaaggagggggggagggagggggacagcccccggggcagggaggggaggagccccTACTCGGAGTGCTCTGACCCCCAGCTGAACGgggagcccccccaccccccccaccacagccGCCTGGCCAGCATGAAGGCGGAGGCGGACAAGGTGTACAGCTTCTCCGACAACACGCCCAGCCCCTGCATcggcctggccccgcccctcacgCCGCTGCAGCTCAGCCAGAACGGGGCCGACGGCCTGTCCGTCAAGACTGGAAGCCCCGCCTACTCGGACATCTCCGATGCGGGCGAGGACGGCGAGGGGcgcggggaggggggccggTCGGTGAAGCTTGAGCCGGGGGTCCGTGAGGGTCCCAAGAAGACCCTGTTCCCCCCGCTCGCCCCCGGGGATCCGGGGGGCCGCTACGGCTACCCCGGGCCCCCAGGCGCAGCGCCCCAGGGGGGCGGAGCCCCGCCGCAGGTGGAGGGAGCGCAAGTGAAGgtgaagaaggagagggaggaggaggtggaggaggaggagggggagcagcagcagcagcagcagcaggtggagCTGAGGAGGATCAAGTCCGAGCCGACGGAGCACAGGAAGCTGgaggccgggggggcggggcttgtttcccagcagcagcagcagcagcagcagcagcagcagcaacagcagcagcagcagcagcagcagctgtccgTCATCCAGCAGCGCTCCAACATGTACATGCCCCCGCTCTACTACAACCAGTACGCCTACGTCCCCCCCTACACCTACCACAGCCACATGCTGCAGGCCAGCTCCGCCTACCGCCACGACAGACCCCGCCCCCACGACGAAAGACCCCGCCCCCACGACgagagaccccgcccccacgacgagagaccccgcccccacGACGAGAGGACCCGCCCCCACGACGACCGGCCCCGTCCCCATGAcgaccggccccgcccccctgagaGGAGAGCCGAGCACGCAGCCGGCGGAAAGGAAGAGGGGAAGCAGAAGGGCCCGCCTCCCCCCGGTCCGCCGGACCCGGGCCCCAAGGGGGGGGgcggccccgcccaccacgaccccctcccaaccccccacctcctcgCCAGTAAGCTGAAGGAACCCGGCCACGGGGCCGGACCCCCAGGGGCCCTCGGGACCCCCGGGACTCCGGGGACGGAGAAGAGCAAGTCGGTCATCAtgtccaaggaggaggaggagggggggggcaggaggactccggggggcgccccccccccggggtacCGTGGCAAGGAGGACCCCaaggttgccatggagacgggcCGGCCGGCCGGCATGGAGCCAGCCATGTGGTACAGACAGGTATGACCAGGACCCCTTGAAGATCCAACACACCATCTAACACACCATCATCCAACACACCGTCATCCAACACACCGTCATCCAACACACCGTCATCCAACACACCGTCATCCAACACACCGTCATCCAACACACCGTCATCCAACACACCATCATCCAACACACCGTCATCCAACACACCGTCATCCAACACACCATTATCCAACACACCGTCATCCAACACACTGTCATCCAACACACCATCATCTAACACACCATCATCCAACACACTGTCATCCAACACACCATCATCCAACACACCGTCATCCAACACACCATCATCCAACACACCGTCATCCAACACACCATCATCCAACACACCGTCATCCAACACATCATCCAACAAACCGTCATCCAACACACCATCATCCAACACACCATCATCCAACACACCATCATCCAACCCATCAAAGCACTGTAAAAGGCCGACAGATGAGTGTTCTCAGCCAGTGTTTCGGTGAGGGTCTCTGGGTAGAAGGTTGTTGGTTACGGCTGTTCTGAgcgtctcttctctctccccctcccttctcctcccccccaggaGCCGGACTCGCGCCTGTGGCCCTACGTCTACCCCAACAAGTACCCAGCGGACGAGGAGCGGTGGAGggacgagagggagagggagcgggaccGCGAGAGAGACCGCGAGAGAGAccgcgagagggagagagacagagag
This genomic stretch from Gadus chalcogrammus isolate NIFS_2021 chromosome 9, NIFS_Gcha_1.0, whole genome shotgun sequence harbors:
- the znf609a gene encoding zinc finger protein 609a, translated to MSLSSADTGGNGVDSTAVEAYDSGDEWDIGVGNLIIDLDADLEKEKLEMSGSKDAGMAPPTGPGAPPPGPGAPLPEKVTFIAPGAQSKTKSKRSKTPKEGSKPPASADTPKRELPGRGAPGEAPSPGPNTPTKGPEKGIKITRSGPPTKKDKEGACGKSKKEKMEVVPSGVGAVDKEVGAPALSQGAPHPGLFEGQNTDLAAAEHHGSIALDLTEGRLPVAMATDEEAEASEYHSLQIGSGEQMEAPPVPVALPLAVPVSTDLLLAATTGLELPLTTAASSDLSLAPASSADISSSCEQIMVRTRSLAVGTRSLAVTTAHVALATEPECLGPCEPGTSVNLEGIVWQETEDGMLVVNVSWRNKTYVGTLLDCTRHNWAPPRFCEAGELEVRSGRGRGKRARPGSHSSSSDPRGGGSKTRAAAASGGAKGRRGSQPSAPEEPLPATKRKTPTPRPPGDPPTEPPAPEDPKSTKRMRASSSPGAGAPPEPGGPPSPTLIDCPHPNCNKKYKHINGLKYHQARAHNLPDPLDPDGGDSEGGEDHVPSAPPNGTAGSPGRPATPRARGPEAQSPSPGWGSRQGRRWGEGEAGEDCEEEGRLLGSGVKQEKGCVKTGKTSWPPGPLYPLHTPPSNDPSSMVQSIPNDPSLMVHSIPNDPSLMVHSIPNDPSLMVHSIPNDPSLMVQSIPNDPSMVQSIPNDPSLMVQSIPNDPSLMVQSGAKSHQSKGPLEGSPLCPAPSPSPSPSPGSPKERKKKKRKEGGREGDSPRGREGRSPYSECSDPQLNGEPPHPPHHSRLASMKAEADKVYSFSDNTPSPCIGLAPPLTPLQLSQNGADGLSVKTGSPAYSDISDAGEDGEGRGEGGRSVKLEPGVREGPKKTLFPPLAPGDPGGRYGYPGPPGAAPQGGGAPPQVEGAQVKVKKEREEEVEEEEGEQQQQQQQVELRRIKSEPTEHRKLEAGGAGLVSQQQQQQQQQQQQQQQQQQQQLSVIQQRSNMYMPPLYYNQYAYVPPYTYHSHMLQASSAYRHDRPRPHDERPRPHDERPRPHDERPRPHDERTRPHDDRPRPHDDRPRPPERRAEHAAGGKEEGKQKGPPPPGPPDPGPKGGGGPAHHDPLPTPHLLASKLKEPGHGAGPPGALGTPGTPGTEKSKSVIMSKEEEEGGGRRTPGGAPPPGYRGKEDPKVAMETGRPAGMEPAMWYRQEPDSRLWPYVYPNKYPADEERWRDERERERDRERDRERDRERERDRERERERDRKGKEEKPRPKEEHQREESGEGREGPRAPEDPRGVGKDPRPLHMHFSPQQHQAYLPYMQGAYAYGQGFDPNTPGYRGVPSVMIHNYPGSYLPAGYPFSAPYGGKGCEEAESRSSPSGSKPPGDTKALELLQQHASHYKTKSSSTAGPPKGPPDRDPRGGGGGGGGGGGGGGGGGGGERDGERPRSSPSQRAVTSHHHLGYPLLSGQYDLPYNAGMSSSAIVASQQATAPSMYPPARR